Below is a genomic region from Balaenoptera ricei isolate mBalRic1 chromosome 3, mBalRic1.hap2, whole genome shotgun sequence.
AAGGTGAATACTGGAGAAATATTCCCTTTGGTTTCCTACAAACCAAAGTAAAGTAACCACTTTGAAAGTAACCACTGGGAAAGTAACCAAGTGGGAAAGTAACCACtttgaaatatgccagagcaTTCCATTCTTCTTAACAAGACCTACCCTCAAAAGGAACTATTTCACCACAGCCTATTGGGGTTTAGTCAGAGACTCACTGACCTAGGGCAAGGGAAATACCCAAATCCAGCCTCCTCTAGCCTTCTAACGGCGgtggaaatacccaactccagtccCCTCCACCCATACTATCCCACCtaagatgggggtgggaggattgACAGGTACTTATGATATTCACAGGCTCACAAAAAGACTAGTAACTAATCATAGGACTACAGAATGCTTCCCCTGCCCCTACACCTCACCACTGCATCACTAAAAGACTAATTACTATAGTTCCCTTTACTGAGCACATCATGTccaactttcaacaaaatgttgCAAGgcataataaaagacaaaaacaaagtttgaagatacaaaacaagactgaaaaccagactcagatatagcagggattttggaattatcagacagtgaatttaaaacaactttgaTTAAAACGTTAAAGCctctaatagaaaaaaaaatagacaatattCAAGAACATAAGGATAATCTAAACAAGGAGATGGAAAGAATCAGAAAGAAActgctagagatcaaaaacactaaacagaaataaaaaatgtctttGATGCACTTACTACTAGAATGGATACAGctaaagaatctctgagcttgaagatatgtcaatagaaacttccaaaactgaaagcaaagagaacagagactgaaaaaaatgcaacaGAATATCTAAGAAATGTGGGGTAAGAACAAAAACTGTAACATAGCATATAatgtaacatacatatatatagggatatcaggaaagaaagagagaaaggaacagaagcagtatttgaagcaataatgatGGAGAATTTCCCTAAATTAATACCAAACCGCCAaaccagacaccaaaccacagatgcaCGAAGCTCAAGAACACCAGGCAGGAAAAATgccaagataaaacaaaacaaaacaacaacaacaaaattatacCTAAGTGTATCATATCTGCAGaatatcaaagataaagaaataatctTGAGaggaactgcaaattaaactACAATTTGTTACTACTACACCGCTATTAAAATCCaaaaaacactgacaataccaaattctAGCAAGAATGTAAagcaacaggaactttcattcattgctggcaGGAATGTTAAATGGAGCAGCCACTTTGCAAgactttttgatagtttgttacaaagctaaacacagtcttgccatatgatctagctaaGCTCCTCAGTATTTACTGCAATGAACTGAAAACTaatattcacacaaaaatcttCGTGTGACTATTGACAGTAGTTTTACACATAGTTGCCAGAATGGAAGCAGTCAATAAGTCCCtaaattgatgaatggataaacaaaataccatgtttatatctatacaatggaatattattcagtaataaaaagaaatgaactatcaagccatgaaaatacGCGGAGGTATCTTGCATGTatgttgctaagtgaaagaagccagtctaaaAGGGCCACTTACTGTATGATTTTAACTATGTAATATTCATGAAAAGGCAGAACTATAAGGATGATAAAAATATCAGTGATTTCCAGGGTTTGCACAAGTAGAAGGAGAGATAAGTGAAGCACAAAGAAATTTGGAAtggtgaaactattctatatTTAGAGAAATCAGAAATGTGGTTTGTGATTGCTTCTGGGGAAAAAATTGCCCTAAGAGGTACATAAAGAAATGCTTTTAGCTAATACTAAGGTGGTaaacatattgcaatatataaatatattgaatcaacatattgtacaccttaaacttacatgattttatatgtcaattatatctaaattaaaaacaaataaaacaaacaaaacacttaaaaCCATCTAATATAccacttaaaataaaaagaagttctCTGGGATAAAGGAAATCTTAAAAGTCTCAactgatagataaatagatctaaagattatatatatgtaaaaactcATCCAATGTACACATAAGATCTGTGAAATTCACTAAGTGcaaattatatttctaattttaaaaactgagaaagaaaaagaaaaaaaagagagacttgaGGGTTATATCATCCAATTATATACACAGATATTACTTAGCTTTGTCTTCaaactgttaaaaaagaaattaaaaatggatttataATACAATCTATATCATGTGaacaatggaagcaacctaaatgtccatcaacagatgaatggataaagaagatgtgcacatatatacaatggaatattactcagccataaaaagaaatgaaattgagttatttgtagtgaggtggatggacctagagtctgtcatacagagtgaagtaagccagaaagagaaaaacaaataccgtatgctaacacatatatatggaatctaaataaaaaaaaaaaaaaggttctgacgaacctagggacAGAACAAGAatacagacacagacatagagaatggacttgaggacacggggagggggaagggtaagctgggatgaagtgagagagtagcactgacatatatacactaccaaatgtaaaatagatagctagtggcaagcagctgcatagcacagggagatcagcgtgtgctttgtgaccatctataggggtgggatagggaaagtgggcaggagatgcaagagggaggggatataggcatatatgtatacatataactgattcactttgctatacagcagaaactaacacaacattgtaaagcaattatactccaataaatatgttaaaaaaataaaataaaataaagccctcCCAAGTTTCTACAGTTACCAATTCGTGTTGGATCTTGAATGCAGACACCTAACTACAAAGGTAGTTCAAATTTTCGAAagaataaattgtattttttgtaTTGTGGCCCATTATATTTTAACTGCATTCCTTCAATTCTCCAGTAACTAGACCCTTGCTTTATTACTTAACAGCTaaacaataataaatgttttattggaaTACTTAATATCTTGGTTTTAATCCTTGCATGATAATCTTCTTTATGTTGTTCAATTAATCTTCATTTAACTTGTGCCTATCTGGCTTTTTCCTCAATAGTCTTTCATTTTAGCGTTCTAATTTCTCAATCTTAAACCAATTTGGGATTCTATACATCAATAGGTCTAtgactttttttcatatttaaatttttatcagtTATTAGACTCTGTTTTTCCCACTTAGTACTTTTCTGTGTGATCTCTTTTGGAATCTATAAATCTCTGATTCAGACAAGTGGGTGCTTAATAAAAGcttattaataatatatacacAGGAGCGGGTGGGGTCAGGTGGTTTGAACGAGACGAAGACGGAACCGGAGCCGGGAACGGGCAGCGGACGCGGTCCAGCTGAGAGCCGAAGATGGCAGTGAATGTGTACTCAACGTCGGTCACCAGTGATAACCGCAGTCGACATGACATGCTGGCCTGGATCAATGAGTCTCTGCAGTTGAATCTGACAAAGATTGAACAGCTGTGCTCAGGGGCTGCCTATTGTCAGTTTATGGACATGCTGTTCCCTGGCTCCATTGCCTTGAAGGAAGTGAAATTCCAAGCTAAGCTAGAACATGAATACATCCAGAACTTCAAAATACTACAAGCAGGTTTTAAGAGGATGGGTGTTGACAAAATAATTCCTGTGGACAAATTAGTAAAAGGAAAGTTTCAGGACAATTTTGAATTCGTTCAGTGGTTCAAGAAGTTTTTTGATGCAAACTATGATGGGAAAGACTATGACCCTGTAGCTGCCAGACAAGGTCAAGAAACTGCGGTGGCCCCCTGCCTTGTTGCTCCAGCTCTGAACAAACCGAAGAAATCTCTCAGCTCTAGCAGTGCAGCTCCACAGAGGCCCATTGCAACACACAGAACTACTGCAACCCCTAAGGCTGGCCCGGGCGTGATGCCGAAGAATCCTGGTGTGGGGAACGGGGATGACGAAGCAGCCGAATTGATGCAGCAGGTCAACGTATTGAAACTTACCATCGAAGacttggagaaagagagagagttctACTTTGGAAAGCTAAGGAACATTGAATTGATTTGCCAGGAGAACGAGGGGGAAAACAACCCTGTATTGCAGAGGATTGTGGATATTCTCTATGCCACAGATGAAGGCTTCGTGATACCTGATGAAGGGGGCCCGCAGGAGGAACAAGAAGAGTATCAACAGCCTGGACCAGCCGAGCATCATCCGAATTCTTCACTCCAAATCATGTGCTTAACTGTAAAATATTCCCTTTTATTATTCTTAGAGGACTCACTGGTTTCTTTTCATAAGCAAAAAGCACCTCTTCTTAAAGTGCACTTTGCAGAAGTTTCACTCCTTTTCCAATAAGTTTGAGTTAGGAGCTTTTACCTTGTAGCAGAGCAGTATTAACATCTAGTTGGTTCACCCAGGGAACAAAAAGCCTGACCATGGGGCTCACTGTGTAGATGCCGGTAGCACTGATGGCTGGAGAAGGTGGAGACCTCAGCAGAGAAATGTAAAGACTGATTGGAATTTTAAG
It encodes:
- the LOC132363550 gene encoding microtubule-associated protein RP/EB family member 1-like; protein product: MAVNVYSTSVTSDNRSRHDMLAWINESLQLNLTKIEQLCSGAAYCQFMDMLFPGSIALKEVKFQAKLEHEYIQNFKILQAGFKRMGVDKIIPVDKLVKGKFQDNFEFVQWFKKFFDANYDGKDYDPVAARQGQETAVAPCLVAPALNKPKKSLSSSSAAPQRPIATHRTTATPKAGPGVMPKNPGVGNGDDEAAELMQQVNVLKLTIEDLEKEREFYFGKLRNIELICQENEGENNPVLQRIVDILYATDEGFVIPDEGGPQEEQEEYQQPGPAEHHPNSSLQIMCLTVKYSLLLFLEDSLVSFHKQKAPLLKVHFAEVSLLFQ